Proteins co-encoded in one Bacillus infantis NRRL B-14911 genomic window:
- a CDS encoding ABC transporter permease, giving the protein MSNPNMAGLVRNEVMKIASKKRLPVVILILIILVSMFTYAQYREIQEKIEKQGTLDWRVDLQQEIVDRQNRLASSGIQDEFREFLEFDLKQKQYYLDNDINPNYPGAPTFIRIFFSQGLTLVLPLFIIIIMADIVSGEYNDGTIKTLLSRPVRRWKILMAKWLTVLLYTSLLMAATVIVCYAVSGLILGYDGWTAPILTGFQVSATGEFSTEFIHTLPMWEYLLMTVGLAWVVTAVVGTISLMISVLVKNTATGIGAMMAVLIAGTLLSSIGSSWTSSKYLVNLNFDLINYLEGQAPPIEGMTLPFSLIILAVWTAACLAVAFWNFTQKDMY; this is encoded by the coding sequence TTGTCTAATCCGAATATGGCGGGCCTGGTCCGCAATGAAGTAATGAAAATCGCCTCCAAAAAACGCTTGCCGGTTGTCATACTTATTTTGATCATTCTGGTCTCCATGTTTACATACGCACAATACCGGGAGATACAGGAGAAAATTGAAAAGCAGGGCACTCTGGACTGGAGGGTGGACCTGCAGCAGGAGATTGTCGACCGGCAAAACCGGCTGGCATCAAGCGGAATCCAGGACGAGTTCAGGGAGTTCCTGGAATTTGACCTCAAGCAAAAGCAATATTATCTCGACAATGATATCAACCCGAACTATCCCGGGGCCCCTACGTTTATACGAATCTTCTTCTCACAGGGACTTACACTTGTCCTGCCATTATTCATTATTATCATCATGGCTGATATCGTGAGCGGGGAGTACAATGACGGCACCATCAAAACCTTGCTGTCCCGGCCTGTCAGACGGTGGAAAATCCTGATGGCCAAATGGCTGACCGTTTTGCTGTATACATCACTGCTTATGGCGGCAACGGTGATTGTCTGTTATGCCGTGTCAGGACTCATACTTGGCTATGACGGATGGACAGCCCCAATATTAACCGGATTCCAGGTTTCGGCCACTGGCGAATTTTCAACAGAATTCATCCATACCCTGCCGATGTGGGAGTACTTGCTCATGACAGTCGGGCTTGCCTGGGTGGTAACTGCTGTGGTTGGAACCATCAGCCTCATGATCTCTGTGCTCGTGAAAAACACAGCGACTGGAATAGGCGCGATGATGGCGGTGTTAATCGCCGGCACCCTGTTGAGTTCCATCGGGTCGAGCTGGACAAGCTCCAAGTATCTGGTGAACCTGAACTTTGATCTGATCAACTATCTGGAAGGCCAGGCACCGCCGATAGAAGGAATGACACTGCCATTTTCATTGATCATCCTTGCCGTATGGACGGCTGCCTGCCTGGCTGTGGCATTCTGGAACTTTACTCAGAAGGATATGTATTAA
- a CDS encoding ABC transporter ATP-binding protein, whose translation MSVKPTVRLENVTKIIGKKTIIDQISFEIYPGEVFGFLGPNGAGKTTTIRMLVGLIKPTSGKVEICGFDVGKQFVKAMQRLGSIVENPELYKYLSGRENLQIFARMLPGVDEERIQEVIDLVDLTARVDDQVRTYSLGMRQRLGIAQALLGRPDVLILDEPTNGLDPMGIKDLRTFIRKLVDETGLSVLVSSHILSEIELLADRVAIMSHGKIVKTGSVSDLVNSLSSGVDWRVSDSFRALAILNESPHVQAAELYDDHTIHTLMDESKTFILNEALLKAGIEVWTIERKVQTLEDLFISLTGGDHIV comes from the coding sequence ATGAGCGTAAAACCAACTGTTAGATTGGAAAATGTAACGAAAATCATAGGAAAGAAGACGATTATTGATCAAATATCATTTGAGATTTATCCGGGGGAAGTATTTGGGTTCCTGGGTCCAAATGGCGCCGGAAAAACGACTACCATCCGGATGCTTGTCGGACTCATCAAGCCAACGTCCGGGAAGGTTGAGATCTGCGGCTTTGATGTCGGAAAGCAATTTGTGAAGGCGATGCAGCGCCTCGGTTCCATCGTCGAAAATCCTGAGCTGTATAAGTATTTAAGCGGCCGCGAAAACCTGCAGATCTTTGCGCGGATGCTGCCTGGAGTCGATGAAGAACGGATACAGGAAGTCATTGACCTGGTTGATCTGACAGCAAGGGTTGATGATCAGGTGCGGACCTATTCGCTGGGTATGCGGCAGCGCCTGGGAATTGCACAAGCCCTGTTAGGCCGTCCTGATGTGCTTATACTGGATGAGCCTACAAATGGCTTGGACCCTATGGGAATAAAAGATCTTCGCACATTCATCAGGAAGCTGGTCGATGAAACAGGTCTTTCCGTTCTTGTATCGAGTCATATTTTAAGTGAGATTGAACTGCTGGCCGATCGTGTGGCGATAATGAGCCACGGGAAGATTGTAAAGACCGGCAGCGTAAGCGATCTGGTCAATTCCCTGTCATCAGGTGTGGACTGGAGAGTCAGTGATTCTTTCCGGGCGCTCGCCATTTTGAATGAGTCTCCCCATGTCCAGGCTGCAGAGCTGTACGATGACCATACAATCCACACGCTTATGGACGAAAGTAAAACTTTCATTCTGAATGAAGCCTTATTGAAAGCTGGTATTGAGGTATGGACAATCGAAAGAAAAGTGCAGACATTGGAAGACCTATTTATTAGTTTGACAGGAGGCGATCATATTGTCTAA
- a CDS encoding SGNH/GDSL hydrolase family protein: MKKWKWPLFITLSLGLTVLFGYGLVSAYMDITNPPQAQILAKSEEAPATPGDTYIALGDSLTRGVGSSKGEGFVSLTGNQLKENNLVERYQNLGIRGARIEDLLEQLEQKEVQRTLKEAKIITITIGGNNLFNSGEIFSNYSEETALGILETEIPNLEKVFKNIREINPDAVTLYTGLYNPFKQSPDGESFDSIIQKWNESARTLGLKYGIQVVDTFNLVIDAKRDLSSDVFHPNDTTYQQIADSTYLIIEKSIVE; this comes from the coding sequence ATGAAAAAATGGAAATGGCCGCTGTTTATCACACTATCCCTTGGCTTGACAGTTCTGTTTGGCTACGGCCTTGTCAGCGCCTATATGGATATTACCAATCCTCCCCAGGCGCAGATATTGGCGAAATCAGAAGAAGCGCCTGCTACCCCGGGCGACACTTATATTGCACTCGGAGATTCATTAACAAGAGGTGTTGGCTCATCAAAAGGTGAAGGCTTTGTCTCGCTGACCGGGAATCAGCTCAAAGAGAATAACCTCGTTGAACGCTATCAGAACCTTGGCATAAGAGGCGCCAGAATCGAGGACCTGCTGGAGCAGCTGGAACAAAAGGAAGTCCAGAGAACGCTTAAAGAGGCCAAAATCATTACTATTACAATCGGGGGAAACAACCTGTTTAACAGCGGGGAAATCTTCAGCAATTATTCAGAAGAGACCGCGCTCGGCATCCTGGAAACCGAAATCCCCAACCTGGAAAAAGTCTTTAAAAACATTCGCGAAATCAATCCCGATGCCGTCACCCTCTATACGGGGCTGTATAATCCATTCAAGCAATCACCAGACGGAGAATCATTCGATTCTATCATACAAAAATGGAATGAATCAGCCCGCACACTGGGCTTGAAATACGGCATTCAAGTCGTCGATACCTTCAATCTCGTCATTGATGCCAAACGCGACCTGTCCAGCGATGTCTTCCATCCGAATGACACTACTTATCAGCAGATAGCAGATAGTACGTATCTTATCATTGAAAAAAGCATTGTTGAATGA
- a CDS encoding YitT family protein, translated as MNSTAKEIILIIIGSLFFALGVNLFAIPNELGEGGVTGISMTLFYVLDWSPGYTNFVMNGILLAIGYKVLNKRVTWYTLLAIFFTSVFLHFTEDMGRSLDIMLGTVFAGVFIGIGLGIVLRSGGTTGGSTIVARMLNQRFGWAVSTTMFVFDILVVLGSAFVIGIENTMYTGISIYISTKILDYLIDGFDTRKAVTIISPYTESIAERVSAEMDRGATIINARGHYSKESKDILYVVINKQELFLLKKMIQQIDEKAFVVVHDVRDVFGEGFTFPKT; from the coding sequence ATGAACTCGACAGCAAAAGAAATTATCTTGATTATTATCGGATCCCTGTTCTTTGCACTTGGGGTGAATCTGTTCGCAATCCCAAATGAGCTGGGCGAGGGCGGCGTGACGGGGATCTCCATGACCCTCTTTTATGTATTGGACTGGTCCCCGGGCTACACGAACTTTGTGATGAACGGGATTCTGCTTGCCATCGGCTATAAAGTGCTTAATAAGCGGGTGACGTGGTACACCTTGCTTGCCATCTTCTTTACATCTGTATTCCTGCACTTCACAGAAGATATGGGGCGCTCGCTGGATATCATGCTGGGTACGGTATTCGCTGGTGTATTCATTGGCATCGGCCTTGGAATCGTGCTCCGATCCGGCGGTACGACGGGCGGGTCGACCATTGTTGCCCGCATGCTCAACCAGCGATTCGGCTGGGCCGTGAGCACGACCATGTTCGTGTTCGACATTCTCGTTGTTCTCGGATCGGCCTTTGTCATTGGGATTGAGAATACCATGTACACCGGGATCTCCATCTACATCAGCACCAAAATTCTTGATTATCTAATCGACGGCTTTGACACCCGGAAAGCCGTCACCATCATCTCCCCCTATACTGAGAGCATTGCTGAAAGAGTCAGCGCCGAAATGGACCGGGGAGCCACCATCATTAATGCACGGGGCCACTACTCCAAAGAATCCAAGGACATACTCTACGTGGTCATAAACAAGCAGGAGCTCTTCCTTCTCAAGAAGATGATCCAGCAGATCGATGAAAAAGCCTTCGTCGTGGTGCATGATGTGCGGGATGTGTTCGGTGAAGGATTTACATTTCCTAAAACATGA
- the arr gene encoding NAD(+)--rifampin ADP-ribosyltransferase: MSDKKAVLDHGPFFHGTKAALKIGDLLEPQHISNYQDKKSNYIYFTATLDAAKWGAELAASSSKERIYIVEPLGEFENDPNLTDKRFPGNPTRSYRSKSPLKITAELSTWERHSDEEINHMLASLKKLREQGKAVIYD; encoded by the coding sequence ATGAGTGACAAAAAAGCTGTCTTAGATCACGGACCTTTTTTTCATGGCACGAAAGCAGCCTTAAAAATTGGAGATTTATTAGAACCGCAGCACATATCAAATTACCAGGATAAAAAATCAAATTATATATACTTTACTGCAACATTGGATGCTGCCAAATGGGGCGCTGAATTAGCAGCATCCTCTTCAAAAGAAAGAATTTATATTGTAGAACCATTAGGTGAGTTTGAAAATGATCCAAACTTAACTGACAAAAGATTTCCCGGCAATCCGACTCGCTCTTACAGGTCTAAATCCCCTTTGAAAATAACAGCAGAACTAAGCACATGGGAAAGACATTCCGACGAAGAAATAAATCATATGCTAGCCTCTTTAAAAAAGCTGCGTGAACAAGGAAAAGCTGTTATTTACGATTAA
- a CDS encoding sensor histidine kinase encodes MRTLYRKFVAAALSILAISIITGFFLANWVYTATTKQKIDSQNVEIAEEIVSSIEGMPGHQTALISYLESVGKLGYQVLVLNEEGEKQFFGEAFSKTDLPGEARKVLDKKEIYHGMSDDSSQSFMMGHFSNDVGNTVGVPFTSDGQQFALFIRPNNKLLFSDIHMILAWFILAVSVVSIIGMIWFAKHLIQPITQLTEAVKELTRENFHYDLTINRRDEIGQLAQSFTTMQRQLQHNDEARKSFISNVSHDFQSPLMNIQGYAELLKLDVNETERVQYLEIINDESKRLSHLTKQLLIMTSLDQNAYPMKVSEVRADKQIKQAIRRYQWLIEEKEIEVSYNLEHCVFKYDAELMTNVWDNLMTNAIKYSSPGDSMWIGLEKRETDLVITFKDTGAGMSEKEMDQIFDRFYRVDSARKKGGTGLGLSIVKQIIDLHDGKISVASKPGEGTVFTITLPVI; translated from the coding sequence ATGAGGACGCTGTACCGGAAGTTTGTCGCTGCTGCCCTCTCGATCCTGGCTATCAGTATTATCACCGGTTTCTTCCTGGCAAACTGGGTATACACGGCCACGACCAAGCAGAAGATCGACAGCCAGAATGTCGAGATTGCAGAGGAGATCGTCTCGAGCATCGAAGGAATGCCAGGCCACCAAACTGCCCTGATATCCTATTTGGAATCGGTAGGGAAGCTGGGATATCAAGTGCTCGTGTTGAATGAGGAAGGGGAAAAACAGTTTTTTGGAGAGGCGTTTTCGAAGACAGATCTTCCAGGGGAAGCCCGGAAAGTATTGGATAAAAAAGAGATTTATCACGGGATGAGTGACGATTCCAGCCAATCCTTTATGATGGGCCACTTTTCTAATGATGTAGGGAATACGGTCGGGGTGCCGTTTACTTCTGATGGCCAGCAGTTCGCATTGTTTATCCGCCCAAATAACAAACTGCTTTTCTCTGATATCCATATGATTCTTGCCTGGTTCATTCTGGCTGTTTCGGTCGTCAGCATCATCGGAATGATTTGGTTTGCCAAGCATCTGATCCAGCCGATTACACAGCTGACAGAGGCGGTCAAAGAGTTGACCCGTGAAAACTTCCATTATGACCTGACGATCAATCGCCGGGATGAAATTGGCCAGCTTGCACAAAGCTTCACCACCATGCAGAGGCAATTACAGCATAATGATGAAGCCCGGAAATCCTTCATCAGCAATGTATCCCATGATTTCCAGTCACCGCTTATGAATATTCAGGGATATGCCGAACTTTTGAAGTTAGATGTGAATGAGACTGAACGGGTACAGTATTTGGAGATCATCAATGATGAATCAAAGCGGCTTTCTCATTTGACCAAACAATTATTGATTATGACCTCTTTGGATCAAAACGCGTACCCTATGAAGGTATCAGAGGTGCGGGCAGATAAGCAGATTAAACAGGCAATCCGCAGGTATCAATGGCTGATAGAGGAAAAAGAAATAGAAGTCTCGTATAATCTCGAACATTGTGTATTCAAATATGATGCCGAGCTGATGACGAATGTATGGGATAATCTCATGACCAATGCCATCAAGTACAGCAGTCCGGGAGACAGCATGTGGATTGGTTTGGAGAAAAGAGAAACAGACCTTGTGATTACATTTAAAGACACGGGGGCAGGGATGTCGGAGAAAGAGATGGATCAGATCTTTGACCGTTTTTATCGTGTTGATTCAGCGAGGAAGAAAGGAGGGACCGGCCTCGGTCTCTCGATCGTCAAGCAGATCATCGACCTGCATGATGGGAAAATCAGTGTTGCGAGCAAGCCTGGTGAGGGGACGGTTTTCACAATCACCCTTCCAGTTATATAA
- a CDS encoding response regulator transcription factor, giving the protein MKIMVVDDDVYIQKLVSIHLSRKGYQVVKANDGEEALKILEGMNVDLAVVDVMMPGMDGFELTKILSEDYDIPVILLTAKGQLDDKERGFLSGSEDYIVKPFEVKELLYRVAVVLRRMERAMETVIKAGNMVLDRKNFEVMINQETILFPLKEFELLSILASRIPKIAPRALLIEQVWGIDYEGSEQTLNTHINRIRDRLRKHGATVEIQTVRGIGYKLEAIG; this is encoded by the coding sequence ATGAAAATCATGGTTGTAGATGATGATGTCTATATTCAAAAGCTTGTTTCCATCCATTTGAGCCGGAAAGGGTACCAGGTAGTCAAAGCGAATGATGGAGAAGAAGCTTTGAAGATATTAGAAGGGATGAACGTTGATTTAGCGGTGGTCGATGTGATGATGCCGGGAATGGACGGGTTCGAACTGACGAAGATTTTGTCAGAGGATTATGATATACCTGTGATTCTTTTGACGGCAAAGGGACAGCTGGATGATAAGGAGCGGGGCTTCTTGTCCGGATCGGAAGATTATATTGTTAAGCCCTTCGAGGTGAAGGAGCTGTTGTATCGTGTAGCTGTTGTCCTGCGGAGGATGGAGCGGGCAATGGAAACAGTGATCAAGGCGGGGAATATGGTGCTGGATCGCAAGAACTTTGAGGTGATGATCAATCAGGAGACGATTCTTTTTCCGCTGAAAGAATTTGAATTGCTGAGCATTCTTGCTTCCCGCATTCCAAAGATTGCCCCGCGGGCCTTATTGATTGAGCAGGTATGGGGAATTGATTATGAAGGAAGCGAACAAACACTGAATACCCATATCAATCGGATCCGGGATCGCCTCAGGAAACATGGGGCGACGGTTGAGATTCAAACCGTGAGAGGGATTGGCTATAAGCTGGAGGCTATCGGATGA
- a CDS encoding MMPL family transporter has protein sequence MKRWLTPITDWVSTKRGMWITIIVWLVLMIALSAGPKLGDYKVSNFQSLPDEAASIIAENKIEELFPNEQGTPGILVFHNKSGDIQLDEVNEIVKGILAEDIKGIDRIVDISKLPPQALEGFISVDESTVIVPMELEKGLGSKDYSEINDRASKIGNEIADTLESTKFYITGPAGIAGDTTKLFEQADVVLLLATIVIVLVLLIVIYRSPLLAFIPLLATIIVYQVVNQSVALMGAAGLEINNSTTSIMSILLFAAVIDYSLFVFSRYREGLNEVESKYTAMKNAMRATGEPVFFAGGTVMAAMLVLFFANFRDYQNFAPVFGLAMFFIMLASITLVPALFTLFGRKAFWPKVPKYGDKKGLKHTFWKSIARLVVRKPWISGGLTGIFLVVTAINVMNIEFEFDTVKKFPEDLPSRVGYEIVESQFDKGELAPSTLLIESSESLSKEKTDEIKAELESLDGIASVRKDGQTEDGNALKLSVALSMNPYSREAIDFMENLQESSPEMLRNLSIDGEAYYGGVTAKLVDERNVNNKDIVMIMILETVLILGLLIALTRSIKMPIYMVGTILLSYVSALGLGSFLVDVLFGFDAISTRVPVYAFIFLVALGVDYNIILVSRFMEERKAHGVKKALEIAMTNTGGVISSAGIILAATFAALTTMPIADLFVFGFMVAVGILMDTFLVRGVLLPALILAFEKDHQTSHNNQ, from the coding sequence ATGAAAAGATGGCTGACCCCTATTACAGACTGGGTATCAACAAAACGGGGGATGTGGATCACAATCATAGTCTGGCTGGTGCTGATGATAGCTTTAAGTGCCGGGCCAAAGCTTGGCGACTATAAAGTGAGTAATTTTCAATCACTCCCTGATGAGGCGGCATCGATAATTGCTGAGAATAAGATAGAGGAGTTATTTCCAAATGAGCAGGGAACCCCAGGAATCCTAGTTTTTCATAATAAATCCGGTGATATTCAATTAGATGAAGTCAATGAGATTGTGAAAGGAATTCTTGCAGAAGATATTAAAGGGATTGATCGAATCGTTGATATCAGCAAGCTTCCTCCCCAGGCATTGGAAGGGTTCATTTCCGTAGATGAATCAACGGTAATTGTCCCGATGGAATTGGAAAAAGGTCTTGGAAGCAAGGATTATTCAGAAATTAACGATAGAGCATCAAAAATCGGCAATGAAATTGCGGATACATTAGAAAGCACAAAATTCTATATTACAGGGCCAGCGGGAATTGCAGGAGATACAACGAAGCTGTTTGAACAGGCAGATGTCGTGTTGCTGCTAGCAACGATTGTGATTGTATTGGTGCTGCTGATTGTCATTTATCGTTCGCCGCTGCTGGCGTTCATCCCGCTTCTGGCTACGATCATCGTCTACCAGGTGGTAAATCAGAGTGTTGCACTGATGGGGGCTGCCGGGCTGGAAATCAATAACTCGACGACTTCCATTATGAGCATCCTGCTCTTCGCGGCTGTTATTGATTATTCTTTATTTGTGTTTTCCCGTTATCGTGAAGGGCTTAATGAAGTGGAGAGTAAATATACGGCGATGAAAAATGCCATGCGCGCTACGGGTGAGCCAGTCTTTTTCGCGGGCGGTACAGTGATGGCCGCCATGCTGGTCTTATTTTTCGCTAATTTCCGTGATTATCAGAACTTTGCCCCGGTATTCGGGCTGGCCATGTTCTTTATTATGCTTGCTTCCATTACGCTTGTACCTGCGTTATTTACCCTATTTGGACGTAAGGCGTTTTGGCCGAAGGTGCCGAAATATGGGGATAAAAAGGGTCTGAAACACACGTTTTGGAAATCGATTGCAAGGCTGGTGGTCAGAAAACCATGGATTAGCGGCGGTTTGACAGGGATTTTCCTGGTTGTGACAGCAATCAATGTGATGAACATTGAGTTTGAATTCGATACAGTGAAGAAGTTCCCTGAAGATTTGCCGTCCCGAGTCGGATATGAAATTGTGGAGTCCCAGTTTGATAAGGGAGAGCTTGCTCCTTCTACTTTGCTCATTGAAAGCAGTGAGTCCCTGTCGAAGGAAAAGACGGACGAAATCAAAGCAGAATTGGAAAGTCTGGACGGCATCGCATCAGTCCGGAAGGATGGACAAACTGAGGATGGCAATGCTTTAAAGTTGAGTGTGGCTTTATCGATGAATCCCTATTCAAGAGAGGCAATTGATTTTATGGAGAATCTCCAGGAGTCATCACCAGAAATGCTCCGGAATCTTTCTATTGACGGGGAAGCGTATTATGGAGGAGTTACGGCAAAGCTGGTTGATGAGAGAAATGTAAATAATAAAGATATTGTGATGATCATGATCCTTGAAACGGTCTTAATTCTGGGTCTCCTAATAGCCCTTACCCGTTCTATTAAAATGCCTATTTATATGGTGGGGACTATCCTGCTGTCATATGTTTCTGCATTGGGTCTTGGAAGCTTCCTGGTAGATGTTCTGTTCGGTTTCGATGCGATAAGCACCCGCGTGCCTGTTTATGCCTTTATCTTCCTGGTGGCATTGGGAGTGGATTATAATATCATTCTTGTTTCCCGTTTTATGGAGGAAAGAAAGGCCCATGGTGTAAAAAAGGCCCTGGAAATTGCCATGACCAATACGGGCGGAGTGATTTCATCTGCTGGTATTATCCTGGCTGCCACCTTTGCGGCCCTGACAACGATGCCGATTGCTGATTTATTCGTATTTGGCTTCATGGTCGCAGTCGGTATCCTGATGGATACTTTCCTGGTTCGGGGAGTGCTGCTGCCAGCTTTGATATTAGCATTTGAGAAAGATCATCAGACCTCTCATAATAATCAATAG
- a CDS encoding PH domain-containing protein encodes MVFHSKIDAYFTNLILAAVLVIAFVSFFPLFIEGGTQLPAVLILASTFLIVTGFILWTAFSVKYIFYKDCLFIKGGPFRSRISYENIIKVSPANDIFTGYRILSSRDALEIFNKTTAFGSIKISPKEKREFIAELKKRCPGITIQD; translated from the coding sequence ATGGTTTTTCATTCAAAAATAGATGCTTACTTTACTAATTTAATTCTGGCTGCGGTGCTCGTGATTGCTTTTGTCTCATTCTTCCCATTATTCATTGAAGGCGGCACTCAATTGCCAGCGGTTCTGATACTTGCTTCAACATTCCTGATAGTGACGGGTTTTATTTTATGGACTGCTTTTTCGGTTAAATATATTTTCTATAAAGATTGCTTATTTATAAAAGGCGGGCCGTTTAGAAGCAGGATTTCTTACGAAAATATAATAAAGGTATCTCCTGCAAATGATATTTTCACTGGCTACAGAATACTGTCATCGAGGGATGCCCTTGAAATTTTCAACAAAACAACAGCCTTCGGAAGCATAAAAATTTCGCCAAAAGAGAAAAGGGAGTTTATTGCTGAGTTAAAAAAGCGATGTCCCGGCATCACCATACAAGATTGA
- the kdpDN gene encoding KdpD-like non-kinase potassium sensor (KdpDN resembles contains the N-terminal sensor region of KdpD but lacks the C-terminal histidine kinase region.): protein MKQNHPYFRRRTPEEILHEITESSRGKLKLYVGAAPGVGKSYKMLQDASDLKKEGKDVVIGFIETHGRIETEEQIKDLEQVPIKIIPYKGKKFYELNVEAIIERKPDLVIVDELAHANIPGSENPKRYMDVSLILDAGIDVFSAVNIQHLESVNDIVQQITGVKVRERVPDTFVQKAYEIQLIDIPPETLRKRLSDGKIYAPEKIEQSLSHFFTINNLSALRELSLREIANDVDERIEQISGSLENGPIGVNEKILVCVQYGPTAEKLIRRGWRMAHRMKAELYILNVTAEKRSDSSPVNEQKIKEWQMLAEQFNATIILEEKRSRKPAAVIIEVAKKLNVTQILLGQSARTRWEEIKKGSIVNMIMRETSNIDIHIVADGR from the coding sequence ATGAAACAAAATCATCCTTATTTTAGAAGAAGAACACCTGAAGAGATTCTTCATGAAATCACTGAATCCAGCCGCGGAAAACTTAAATTATATGTAGGGGCAGCCCCTGGAGTCGGCAAATCTTATAAAATGCTGCAAGATGCTTCAGATTTGAAGAAAGAGGGCAAAGATGTGGTCATTGGCTTCATAGAGACCCATGGCCGTATAGAGACTGAGGAGCAAATCAAAGACCTTGAACAGGTTCCTATAAAAATTATTCCCTATAAGGGGAAGAAGTTTTATGAACTGAATGTAGAGGCCATCATAGAACGGAAACCAGATCTTGTCATTGTCGATGAGCTGGCTCATGCTAACATCCCCGGATCTGAAAATCCAAAAAGGTATATGGATGTTTCCCTTATCCTCGATGCCGGGATTGATGTTTTTTCTGCCGTGAATATTCAGCATCTCGAGAGCGTCAATGATATCGTCCAGCAAATTACAGGGGTTAAGGTAAGAGAGCGGGTCCCGGACACCTTTGTGCAAAAGGCCTATGAAATTCAGCTGATTGATATCCCGCCGGAAACATTGCGGAAGAGACTCTCGGACGGAAAGATTTATGCACCAGAGAAAATCGAACAAAGCCTGTCCCATTTCTTTACGATTAATAATCTATCAGCCCTGCGTGAATTGTCTCTAAGGGAGATTGCCAACGATGTTGATGAAAGGATCGAGCAGATCAGCGGCAGCCTCGAAAACGGCCCTATCGGTGTGAACGAGAAAATACTTGTCTGCGTCCAATACGGCCCCACTGCCGAAAAATTAATAAGGCGGGGCTGGCGGATGGCCCATAGGATGAAAGCTGAACTATACATCCTGAATGTAACCGCAGAAAAACGCAGTGATAGCAGTCCGGTTAATGAGCAGAAAATAAAAGAATGGCAAATGCTCGCAGAACAGTTTAACGCGACAATAATATTAGAAGAGAAACGCAGCAGAAAACCTGCAGCTGTCATCATTGAAGTAGCAAAAAAACTGAATGTCACCCAAATACTCTTAGGCCAGTCAGCCAGGACCCGATGGGAGGAAATCAAAAAAGGATCCATCGTCAACATGATCATGAGAGAAACATCCAACATAGACATCCATATCGTGGCGGATGGAAGATAG
- the kdpC gene encoding potassium-transporting ATPase subunit KdpC: protein MENKQKIAGPIIRSSFTIMILAGLIYPIATTGMAQAIMPDQADGSLIYNEQNEVVGSELIGQNFTDPKYFHGRVSAIEYNGAGSGSNNYAPSNGDLLQRVEESIEAWKTANPDTPISEVPVDLVTDSGSGLDPHISVEGALAQVNRIMDETGLSKDQLTKLIKENTQGKELGLFGEERVNVLMLNLDLEKLLQ, encoded by the coding sequence ATGGAAAACAAACAAAAGATTGCGGGTCCAATCATCAGGTCCAGCTTTACCATCATGATCCTCGCCGGCCTGATATATCCTATTGCGACAACTGGAATGGCACAGGCCATCATGCCGGATCAAGCAGATGGGAGCTTGATTTATAACGAACAAAATGAAGTGGTTGGATCTGAATTGATCGGACAAAATTTTACAGATCCGAAATACTTCCATGGAAGGGTATCAGCTATTGAATATAACGGGGCAGGATCCGGTTCCAATAACTATGCCCCTTCTAATGGGGATCTGCTCCAGCGGGTGGAAGAATCAATAGAAGCCTGGAAAACAGCTAACCCTGATACGCCAATCAGTGAGGTGCCGGTCGATCTGGTTACTGACTCAGGTTCAGGGCTTGATCCCCATATCTCAGTAGAGGGAGCGCTGGCCCAGGTTAATAGAATTATGGATGAAACTGGGCTATCAAAAGACCAGTTAACAAAATTGATCAAAGAAAACACTCAAGGCAAAGAGCTGGGCTTGTTTGGAGAAGAACGTGTCAATGTCCTGATGCTGAATCTGGATTTGGAAAAATTATTGCAGTAG